ATTCAAACTGGAAAGAGCCTGTTCCAGAAGTGCGAGTACATCTTCGATACCGGCCGGCATCAGTATCCTTCTTTTTGAACATCCCAGTTGAATGCTTTTTTCATGATGTCTCTGGGCAGCCACCGCGAAGAGAGGTACAAGAGAAGCCTCCGTTCATCGGCGTCCGGATGCTTCTTGCGAATGTCGTTAAGAGCAAGGCTATGAAGCAATTCTGTGAGTTCCGAGACGCACTTCAGCTTCTGCCATCCAGGCATTCGCCTGAAACCTTCGATCATCACGAGCTGCGCCTCACGTGAAGTGTCCGCCGGCTTGAAGCTCATCAGGCAACCATCATAGCATGGCTTTTTTACTGCAAATGGCGTCCTTCAGCGGCGGAGGGAGAGATTGTCGAACGCGCGATCAGTGGATAAGGCGAGCTTTGTTCCAAGCATGAATGATTATTCTAACGCAGAGACACACCAAATTTTAGATTTCAGATGCTAGATTTCAGATTTTGTAGCGCCGGCTAAAAGCCGGCGGACATCAATGCCGCCAGAATGGCGGCGCTCATCTTTGATACCGGTAGATGAGCGCCAGCCTCCAGGCTGGCATAAATGACCGCCGGCATTCTGCCGGCAAAGCCTACGGAACGGAGCTAAACCAGTCAGTCGCAAAAAACGTGCTTGATCTGCGGTATGATCAGTTCATGATTGTTGTATCGAACCGCATTCAGGTAGCTCCAGGATATGAAAAGGAATTTGAAAATCGCTTCGAAGGCCGGGCACGCCTTGTGGAGAAGCATGCGGGATTCATCCGATTGGAAATCTTGTGCCCCAAGAAAATTCAGCTTCATGGCAGTGACCAGGGTGGGTCGCAATATTACGTCGTGCTGACGTACTGGCAAACCGCAGAGGATTTTGCCAATTGGACGGCAAGCGATGCATTTCGGGAAGCTCATTCGAATCGTCCGCCAAAAGAAATGTTCGCCGGTCCGAACGTTTTTGAAATGCACGAAATTATTCAGCTTGTGGAAGCGAAATCAGAAGACTCGTAGCTCCTTAGCACAGAGGCACGGTGTATCCCAGTTCGCAAAGATGTCACGGGATTTGTGATCCCCAGCCGGGCCAGTTCGAAGAGTCTTCGGTGTCGAAGCGTTTTGCCGGATCAACGTTGTCGTACTTCCAGTAAAACTGCTGGGTCCTCGTAAATTTCCTGAGACTCGTCAGGACCGTATTGAAATCGGGATCCTGCGCTTCTTCATTGATGACATCAATCGTAGCGGCGCGTAAGGCATCGAGCACAGGTTGCGGCCACCCATTCACAATCGTCACCCCGTACACGTTTTGCATTCTGCGCAAGGCGCGACCGGATGCTTTTTGTGTTCTGACAAGTTCGGAAAGTACATGCGCTCGGGCTGCGTTTTCTAGTTGCGCCTGCGCCGTGCTTCCCAGCGAATCGTAGACCTGTTTATTAATCAGAAACTCGGAAAGCGCAAAAGGTTGATGCCATGCGCCGACATAGTAAAAAAGAAGCGGCGCATCGGCTTGACTGTTCGAACTGGAAAATTGCGAGACCGCCGGTTCGCCATTGGAGGAAGGCAAGTCAAAAAATTCGTAAATATCCTGAGCCGGACTCGAAAATTCTGCCGCTTGAAG
This genomic stretch from bacterium harbors:
- a CDS encoding antibiotic biosynthesis monooxygenase, with product MIVVSNRIQVAPGYEKEFENRFEGRARLVEKHAGFIRLEILCPKKIQLHGSDQGGSQYYVVLTYWQTAEDFANWTASDAFREAHSNRPPKEMFAGPNVFEMHEIIQLVEAKSEDS